actgaatccagataagacggagatacttattgtgtggggttggaacttgggagatgattttgatctgcctgttctggaagggatcacatttccccagaaggaacaggtacacagcctgggggtgcttctgcacCCATACCTCTCCAGGTTGAGGTGCtgtccagaggtgctttctatcagctttggctgataccccagctgcgtctgtttcttaagataaatggcctcaaaacagtagtacatctgccgttaacctccagacttgactactgcaatgcactctatgtggggctgactttgtacatagtccagaaactgcagttggtccagaatgtggcagccaggttggtctctgggtcacctttGAGATACCATATCCCTCCAGTATTgagagagctacactggctgccaatatatcaACAGACAAAATacagggtgctggttataacccataaggccctaaacagcgtaggccctggggatttaagagaatgtcttatttgctatgaaccccaccacccactgagatcatcaggagagattcatctgcaattgcctcatctggtggctactcagggacgaaccttctccattgctgccccgaagctcTGAAATGcattccctgccaaaataagagcctccccatctctgacaatgttttaaaaggcagccaagacacatttgttcacccaggcttttaattagatactgttttgatagtttttaacattgttttaaattttaaattattgtgatttTGGCCTTTGTAttgtgttgtaatttgtattttgtgAGCcgtccagagatgtaagttttgggagggatataaatatgccaaataaacaatacataaataattcaTAGTATAgaatgtggtgggggagagggagagagaagccgAATGGTTAATAGGGTCTGCAGTGGACCAGAGAGCAAGAGGCAGTCTGGGAGCAAGAAGGGTggagcaatatttatttattatttatttatttatttgatttatataccgcccttccaaaatggctcagggcggtttacaattaaaacaaacttataaaacaatgaaaagctaaaacaaaacaaaaacaataacacaacaactaacaatttaaaaacattttaaaacaaaaaattaaacattgtccccagaccccagctcaagaagacacgtagacttagtatggaagaaaagggccacaactttgttaactattacacaaggcatggcagactagaacaccaggtgattaatcacccttagagaacagtgcgggccaatagaagcaggtcagaactctgaagtcctacccagcaccctactgggcgacacaccctggctcgggaatgggcaggtacaccccacccaattccttcaaagccaacccccccttctgtaagagaggatctagatacttctaggcattcatccaccccggaccgcacagcccaaaggttggagaagtcctgaagcagggttcatggcaatcattctccccgtgccgcacaggctacaaaggagcgattaaccaatcacccattttacatatccaagggtgctcaccaatgttctaaccctcaaattaccaccccacccgcactgttcctgccattgtggccgacctaactctaactacacacccaggacacagaacggagtaggcgaaaaaaaccccaacagtggccaatgcgttgggagcaaaaaattcctactcggccccttcaggcgaccagtcgctagacccgctctgtaacggggatggggggaggggagagatccttctcctgtgactgcctggcccAACTGAAGAGACAATGGAGAATGGGGCGGAGATCGGtcgatcctggccgaaaccccgccccttgaccaaaagggtcaaacggaacccttcttgggcttcgtgcaggacaggctgggacaaactccctcccctctgcacaaggccgggggggggggtgttaagtaattaaaaaccctaaatcaaattaaaaattaaaaaaaaaaaatttaagccctgaaaggccaggccaaacaaatatgttttaagggcccttctgaaggccaacagagaactcagattacggatttctgcagggagtgcattccacagctccggagcagccatagagaaggcccacctccgtgtcgccaccagacgagctggtggcaactggagacgaacctcctcagatgaccttaatgtgcggtgggaatcgtgcagaagaaggcgctctctaaggtaacttggacctaagccgttcagggctttaaaggtaatcaccagcactttgtattttgcccggaaacatatcagcagccagtgtaattgtttcaaaataggcgtaatatggtctctccgggttaccccagagaccattctggctgccgcattctgaactaattgaagtttccgaactacgtacaaaggcagccccacgtaaagcgcattGCAATAGACCCTGAggatatcagtctaccaatcagagaaagccagatcccagagagagacaacaagaatgaaataaagaggaagacccttcctcTCTGtcactactcctaatgcccctagttgTGACTAGGAGTTGGTGCTCCTGGAGTTCCATCTCAAATTGTGTTCCCTCAGCAGGGATACAAAACCCTTTGCTTTCTACACGGAAATAATATACTGCTCATGCTATTCTAACAGTCTGTTACATAACtgaatgttggactacaattggTTTTATTCCCATTCTTCTCATGTTACAAGGAGGGGACATTGACACAACCCACCGGGCCGGGgggcaaagggaaggggaaggctTCCCCAACCTTGCCTTCAGATGATCCTTCATTgctccacactcccacatgatcagccccgCACCTCCATGAAACCCACAATGCAGCACGTATTGCACTGAGGGATTCCTCCAAGAGACAGGCTctctaggctcccatctctgaatgcagctgggctggaagcatcCCATGCTTGCATGCGAGCAGGTATTCAGGTATAagagagcactcgctcccttaaccttggctaatagccgggcttaaaagccaggctatgCGGTGCAGGCCCGCCGGGATTGGGattgatcctggcagttctcatgcacagcctaacctgggctgggtgtccctagcccgagttaggctgcacatgagaacagcctcggaGTATTctccaccctttgtggttgacaatccagaTTGCCCTTCAGGGTTAATAACCATAAGAGGTTGAACACTCcaggattaggaaactatccttgacttcttgtaacagaacctgCAAAATGACTGCATCTATCTAAGTGGGATCTCTGGCCAATGGGATGggcgtggctatgggggctgtcatggagagtgcctgcacttctggtTTTGTGACCACATCACGGTCAGTGTCTCTGTTGAACCAAAAAGCATCCAGCTCGggcaaataaattaaaacagcacTGTTCATTGCCCCCACTCTGATGATTTCAAGGGCATGTTGGAGTTTTGTTCCCACCCTTTATCTCTGAAGCCTGcaaggtgagtctcacaatcagtgagactcgccagatggggttaggcagagagagcggacttagcctgctctccccacagaagagcaagccggccgcccacatgactgccggctccgtcacagagccggcgggggctgcagggatcgggggccgcgcggcccccagaagttccaggatgctcccaAGCCctagaggctgcttgcagcctcccagtcggggtctactcgtgtgtcgctgcactctgcggcaacacatgagcagaacgccgaggttaatggagcactcgctctgttgacctcagctaaggggaggggtagttttggcggtttgctgccaggagccgcgcagctcttgcggcaacacacgatctccaaaaagcgggctaggctcccttagcccactttttggcagtcgtgagaattgcctcattgtgAAGGCTGATCTTTTGCTCAGGGGATACACACAGCAAGACATCCTTATCCCCTgagtttggggctttttagtttagaaagaaagtgactaaggggagacatgattgaggtttattaaaaaaaatatgaagtgaagagagacatttttcttcctttttcttttcatttttctttcacaGTATTAGAACCAGGGTCTTCCCAGGGaactaattgccaggaaatttaggaccaacaaaagaaaggacttcacacagcatgtaattaatttATGGAGTTTGTTGGCACAGGAGGTGGTAATGGTCACCAGCTTCGATAGTGGTTCATCTATTTTGAAGTCAAGAGTCTATGTGTAggtagtaggtatatatgttttttaaaattctgagccaagggagtgtgtgcatgcatgtgaaaGTGTCTGTGGActtggggagtgtgtgatattatttgcataggactgAGAGAAAGGGTATGCCCAGAATGTTTCGCTTTTCCCCATGTCCATAGGTTTCTTCTGCAGCAAGGACGTGTGTGGGGCCCCTGCATcttcactccaaccttgctatgcccctgttcccaACCATTCTCCTCTCTGTCATTTCATGATGTTCAAAATCTCTATCAGTCTGAAGAGGTGAACCATTAGACATGAGAGCTTCTACAGAGTGGTAACTAAACAAGCAAAACCTACCATTCTATTGtccttttttcttcatttgttCTTCAAAGAAATCATTGCATGCCACAGTCAATGCAGCAACCAGAACCACAAATTCATTAAAATCCACTTCATTGTCTCTGTTGCTATCAAGATCTTTCATTATCTTATCAACCAACTGGGGATCCTTCTGACACTAggaaggcaaagagagagagagagaaagatatcaAAATACATATTGACGCACAGTTTGATATTGGTTACAGAACCTTCTGAGACATTAAATTACATTAGTGGTTTCTTTTTATTTCCTTGAGGGTGTGTTATATATACTGCCTACAATCCTTAGGGAATTTGTTACATTACATGCACTGTGACATTTACCGCTGCC
Above is a window of Hemicordylus capensis ecotype Gifberg chromosome 2, rHemCap1.1.pri, whole genome shotgun sequence DNA encoding:
- the S100Z gene encoding protein S100-Z isoform X2 gives rise to the protein MPTQLEGAMDTLIRVFHHYSAKEGDKYKLNKGELKQLLTSELTDFLSCQKDPQLVDKIMKDLDSNRDNEVDFNEFVVLVAALTVACNDFFEEQMKKKGQ